From the Flavobacteriales bacterium genome, one window contains:
- a CDS encoding glycosyltransferase family 39 protein: MIRRIQRYAESHPLAFVMMVGGLFRLIAAIFSQGYGMHDDHFLIIEAAQSWVDDYDYNNWLPENRPNQNPGGHSLFYVGLHYALFSFLDMFSFLTPKANMFIVRLLHAAYSLLIILFGYKITRNLTDTKTAKQVGLVLALFWVMPNLSVRNLVEFTCIPPLMAATWFLTRRPLPALKDFALAGVMAGLAMGFRLQCVMFIGGIGLVFLGRKQIIPGLIFTLTLAVSFAVTQIGDLFIWGRPFAEVQEYIRYNIEHAYTYLTQEWYMYLLFLGGILLPPLSIFLFAGFIRSWKVNAMLVVPSLVFLLFHSYFPNKQERFILPVLPFLIMAGIIGLRSWQMNGTFTRVRRVGWQIFWVINTILLIVITPAYSKRSRVESMVFLSGQEDFQNFVVESSHKNDYLMPPLYYLQHWVSYFYVTSSYSAEALRNRLDTLESDRWPNYVLFMEEQDLDVRIENFRKYFPSMKQVAVIEPSLLDRTLHWMNPNNKNERCFIYRFDIE, translated from the coding sequence ATGATTCGCCGGATTCAAAGATATGCAGAAAGCCATCCACTGGCTTTTGTAATGATGGTAGGTGGGCTATTCAGATTGATCGCTGCCATTTTTTCCCAGGGTTATGGCATGCACGACGATCATTTTCTGATCATTGAGGCTGCACAAAGCTGGGTGGACGACTACGACTACAACAACTGGCTTCCGGAGAACCGGCCGAATCAGAATCCCGGTGGACATAGTTTGTTTTATGTAGGACTTCACTATGCCCTGTTTTCATTTCTTGATATGTTCTCCTTTCTCACACCAAAGGCCAACATGTTCATCGTACGGTTGCTGCATGCTGCCTATTCCCTCCTGATCATATTGTTCGGGTATAAGATCACCCGGAACCTGACGGATACAAAAACGGCCAAACAGGTGGGTCTGGTTCTGGCTTTGTTCTGGGTCATGCCAAACCTTAGCGTCCGGAACCTGGTGGAGTTTACCTGCATACCACCGCTGATGGCAGCCACCTGGTTTCTCACCAGAAGGCCATTACCGGCATTGAAAGATTTTGCCCTTGCAGGAGTCATGGCAGGTCTGGCCATGGGTTTTCGCCTTCAATGTGTCATGTTCATCGGGGGGATAGGCTTGGTGTTTCTGGGCAGGAAGCAGATCATTCCGGGATTGATATTCACGCTGACATTGGCGGTTTCTTTCGCCGTTACACAGATCGGTGACCTGTTCATTTGGGGACGACCCTTTGCCGAAGTCCAGGAGTATATCCGGTACAACATCGAGCATGCCTATACCTACCTGACCCAGGAATGGTATATGTACCTGTTATTCCTGGGAGGGATTCTTCTTCCTCCGTTGAGTATATTTCTTTTTGCAGGTTTTATCAGGTCATGGAAAGTTAATGCGATGCTGGTGGTTCCTTCTTTGGTCTTTTTACTCTTCCATTCTTATTTCCCCAACAAACAGGAACGTTTTATCCTTCCTGTTCTGCCCTTCCTCATTATGGCAGGGATCATAGGTTTAAGATCGTGGCAAATGAATGGCACATTTACCAGAGTCAGGAGAGTGGGTTGGCAGATATTCTGGGTGATCAATACCATTCTTTTGATCGTGATTACGCCCGCTTATTCCAAACGGTCCAGAGTGGAATCCATGGTCTTTTTATCCGGACAGGAAGACTTTCAGAATTTTGTCGTGGAAAGCAGCCATAAGAATGACTACCTCATGCCTCCCCTGTATTATCTCCAGCATTGGGTGAGCTATTTTTATGTGACGTCGTCTTATTCCGCGGAAGCATTGCGCAATCGTCTGGATACATTGGAAAGTGACAGGTGGCCTAATTATGTTCTGTTCATGGAAGAGCAGGACCTGGATGTGCGCATCGAAAACTTCAGAAAGTACTTTCCGTCGATGAAGCAGGTGGCGGTCATAGAACCCAGCTTACTGGACCGGACCCTGCATTGGATGAACCCCAACAACAAGAACGAGCGTTGCTTTATTTACCGGTTTGATATTGAATAA
- a CDS encoding DUF58 domain-containing protein, with product MKLLKSLYLNSRMLITVGAISAFLVISHFFQVIYPIAQITLYFFLAMLVLDLLMLYATPGRVEGARDLPEKCSLGDMNDVYVHYRSTYAFQISMTLIDELPFQLQLRNSRYHAKVLPGVPATIQYQIRPLERGQYHFGRLNFFASTQLGFFQRRFIIGEPAMVPVYPSFIQLRKFEFLAISNRLTEHGVKRIRKVGHSYEFDQIRQYVPGDDVRTLNWMATAKMQEELMVNQFMDERSQHIFSVINTGRIMKMPFNGLTLLDHAINSTLVLLNVAIRKGDNAGLVTFSDKIYSTLQASRRATQMHKIMDFLYHVSTDFAESDYERLYFHLSRVVRQRSMVLFYTNFESIYGLERALPYLKRIAKHHLLIVVFFRNTELSQLNHLEVRNTEDVYVKTMAMKFGFEKELIARELERHGIHHLLTTPEHLTVDAVNKYLEVKARALV from the coding sequence ACTTCTTTCTGGCAATGCTGGTTCTTGACCTGCTCATGCTGTATGCAACGCCGGGAAGGGTAGAAGGGGCCAGAGACCTTCCTGAGAAGTGCTCTTTGGGTGATATGAACGATGTGTATGTTCATTACCGCAGTACCTATGCCTTTCAGATCAGTATGACCCTGATTGACGAACTGCCATTTCAACTTCAATTGAGAAACAGCAGGTACCATGCAAAGGTCTTGCCCGGTGTCCCGGCAACGATACAATATCAGATACGTCCATTGGAGCGCGGCCAGTACCATTTCGGTCGGCTGAACTTTTTTGCATCCACGCAACTGGGATTTTTTCAAAGGCGTTTCATCATTGGTGAACCGGCCATGGTGCCGGTCTATCCCAGTTTTATTCAACTTCGGAAATTCGAATTTCTGGCCATATCAAACCGGTTGACAGAGCACGGAGTAAAAAGAATCCGAAAGGTTGGCCACAGCTATGAATTCGATCAGATCAGGCAGTATGTGCCGGGGGATGATGTTCGCACATTGAACTGGATGGCTACGGCAAAGATGCAGGAGGAACTGATGGTGAATCAGTTCATGGATGAACGTTCACAGCACATCTTTTCGGTGATAAACACCGGTCGTATTATGAAGATGCCCTTCAACGGACTGACCCTCCTGGATCATGCGATCAATTCCACGCTGGTGCTGTTGAATGTGGCCATTCGCAAAGGAGACAATGCCGGTTTGGTCACATTCAGCGATAAGATTTATTCAACGCTTCAAGCCAGCAGGAGGGCTACCCAGATGCATAAGATCATGGACTTCCTTTACCATGTGTCAACTGACTTTGCCGAATCCGATTACGAACGCCTTTACTTTCACCTGTCCAGGGTGGTCCGTCAGCGGAGCATGGTGTTATTCTATACCAACTTTGAAAGTATCTATGGATTGGAGCGGGCCTTGCCCTATCTGAAGAGAATTGCCAAACACCATTTATTGATTGTGGTATTCTTCAGGAATACGGAATTATCGCAACTCAATCATCTGGAAGTCCGGAACACCGAAGATGTTTACGTGAAGACCATGGCGATGAAATTCGGTTTTGAGAAGGAACTCATTGCACGTGAACTGGAACGGCATGGTATCCATCATCTTCTGACCACTCCGGAACACCTCACTGTGGATGCTGTGAACAAATACCTGGAAGTGAAAGCGAGGGCTTTGGTGTAG
- a CDS encoding class I SAM-dependent methyltransferase has product MASQEEMDFTYTYIDEIFRLSMGETGDYSGAMYNGDFSMTLEEAQEQKHKFIADSLNITKDSRVLDMCCGWGPFLNYLKTKRGVNGIGVTLSQGQADACVKNGFDVSVMDCRDITPQTFNGTFDAITCIGGMEHLCSVDDFVQGKQDERYAGIFKQIHSLLNPGGRFYMQTMVFSKNMVKFEDVSVDAPKGSNEYMMGLMVDQFPGSWLPYGYKQVEENAKPLFKLISESSGRLDYIETIGQWRKKFRKFGLRKYMVYGKLIPHYLTSREFRLRVATFRESPNRVCFEREVMDHHRLVFERID; this is encoded by the coding sequence ATGGCCAGTCAGGAAGAAATGGATTTTACATACACCTATATCGACGAGATCTTTCGTTTGAGTATGGGTGAAACCGGCGACTACAGCGGTGCAATGTACAACGGTGATTTTTCCATGACACTGGAAGAAGCGCAGGAACAGAAGCACAAGTTTATCGCCGACAGTCTGAACATCACAAAAGACAGCCGTGTACTGGACATGTGCTGCGGCTGGGGACCCTTTCTGAATTACCTGAAAACAAAACGCGGCGTGAATGGCATAGGTGTTACCTTATCCCAAGGCCAGGCGGATGCGTGCGTAAAAAATGGTTTTGATGTAAGCGTGATGGACTGCCGGGACATCACCCCTCAAACGTTTAACGGAACGTTTGACGCCATTACCTGTATCGGTGGCATGGAACACCTGTGTTCAGTGGATGATTTTGTCCAGGGCAAACAGGACGAACGCTATGCCGGTATTTTTAAACAAATTCACAGCCTCCTGAATCCCGGAGGGAGGTTCTATATGCAAACCATGGTATTCAGCAAGAACATGGTGAAGTTTGAAGATGTGAGTGTGGATGCGCCCAAAGGATCCAACGAATACATGATGGGATTGATGGTGGACCAGTTTCCGGGATCGTGGTTGCCATATGGCTACAAGCAGGTGGAAGAAAATGCGAAACCGCTTTTCAAGCTGATCTCTGAAAGCAGCGGACGCCTGGACTACATCGAAACCATCGGACAATGGCGGAAGAAGTTCCGGAAATTCGGTTTAAGAAAGTACATGGTGTATGGTAAACTCATCCCACACTATCTCACAAGCCGGGAATTCCGCCTGCGCGTTGCCACCTTCCGTGAAAGCCCCAACAGGGTATGTTTTGAGCGTGAGGTAATGGACCACCACAGGTTGGTGTTTGAAAGGATCGACTAA